The window gcgtctaatagacgcttagtTCACCTAGATTGTAGAAGTAAATGAaaagtctaactacgtgtgctaTTAAACTCTTcatctttaaattgattaaggACAATTGTCCTTTATGCGCTGccatctaattttcccgctcaaaatattgaACAGTCATTCCTAGAAACTTGAAGACGCGTGTCTTTCACAGTTAAGGAAAATGACTAACATAACCCTTAAATTAATGATGACAACTTGTGATAAAAGATGTCTTACATTAATTAGTGGGCCCGTCTTATATTAAAGTGGCGGTTAGGCCATGTGACTGTTAGaattctatataaggacatcGTGCATGCTTCTAAAACCTTTTCgatcaaatattttcttaaagaaccctagttttctctaacttctctctaagaaatctcttcatcttcttcatttcctatCAAATGGCTAACAAGAAGATTACTCTCGGTCACTTCACTCTATAGGTGGACTTTCCCTCGGTGTATTCTTTCGATCAAAAAGATGTGATCGATATGTTCTGATCATTGGAGTATTCCGGTCTCGGAAAATATCTTGGAGGcccatttatattttatgagaATGAAGTTCGCGAGTTTTTCAAGACAACGGTCTTAGTTAGTGAATCTATCACAACCATAGTGAACAAATCTCCTATTTCTTTTAACGAAGTGGcctatgcggagttcttcgaacttccatCGAAGGTTCACACTTTTAACTTGGCTTTTCCAGCGGAAACTATCACAGGGATGAAGACGGTATTTTCCAACGACGGCTATGCGATAAGACTGAACGGGAAGAAAAAGGCCCTAAAGCCACACTTCATTCTTTTAAACGACATTGTAGCAAAGACGCTCAAAGGAAGGGCAAGATCTTTCAATTCATATAGTCAGGAACGATTCGACTATATGACTGTCATCTCTAAAGGTATTCAAGTAAACTGGGCTTCGACCCTCTTTTCTAATCTTTGTGCATTAATTTACTCCAAGAATAAAGAGAGTGAAGTTCTGCGGCCCAACTCAGGCGCTTTATGAAACATTTGGGTGTCCCTATGGGTGAGGGTGAGGCTATTAACCCGAGCCGCATATACACACACTTTTCTGTAAAGAGTGCTCTGGTGAGAATGAAGCTCTCAAAGGAGATGGGTTATGGCTCTTCAAGCCAACAAATAGGTGGCCAGCCAGTCACTCGTTCGAAGAGACAGACTGCTTATGTGTTGTCGACGGGGTAAAAGCAAACCAAATCTATTATGGAGTCTGCGGCGAGAACGAACAGACAAAAGAGCTCCTTGAAGAAAGATTCTGGAGTAGTTGACTCTAGGGCAAGACAGAATCTTCCTCCTATTGTCGCAGTTCCTATCTCTTCACTCTCTTCATCCCCCATCGCATTGAAGAAGTAGGCTAAGTCATTTGGTCATGCTGAAGATCATAAGAAGAAAGCGTTTAAGGCGTCTAAAGCATCTAGCGCGTCTAAGGCGTCTAAGGCGTCTAAAAAGTCTAAAAAGGTAATTTCCTCCTCTCCCTTGGCCTTTGTGCCTACTTGTGATGTTCCTGTGATAGAACAAGTTGTTGGGTCGACTGTTGAGCCAGTCAGTCCAATTATTGAAACTATTGACAGGGTACCGATGCCTATCCGTCCTGAAGTGCCAGCAGTTGTTGTCGCTGCAAGTATTACTGAAATGCCAGCAGCTGTTGAGACTACTAGCATTATTCCATCTGAAATAGAGCAGGTCGTTGTTCCAACGCCTGTTGCTGCTGTTATTGTATCTTTTGAGCAGGGTCCTACTCTGCCTACTGTCAAGCCTCTTACATCCAAGATTTTTGAAATGCAATTTGTATCTATCGGGAAGGGCGTTTTGTCCGTTCTTCCAGAAGGGGTGTTCAAGAAGCCTAAGACCCCTTTTGAAATTATGAGATCATCAAGAGGAGCCCCTGGCATCATTATTCACGAACCTATGTACTTTCCCAAACCTAAACCTGATGAGAATCCTGAAGAAAAAGGAAAGGAGACTACTGTTGAATCTCCTGAGAAAGTATCTGAATCTGGCTGCATTGTCAACATGGTAATGGAGAGGGCTGCTGAGAGAATCAACATTTTGACACTTGGGTAAATTACAGAATGGAAACCCAGTTTGATGAGATGTTCTCAAAAAAGGAGATCGTGACAGAATGGAAGAACGTTATAAAGAATGAACAGAGGATCTTAAGATGGGTTATGACAGGCATTGTTTCTAAAGCCCTTAATCGAAGGAAACTGGTGGTTGCAAACATCATGGTACATACTTTTCTTCCCATGATAGAAATGAGAAAATCTAATTTTAACCTTATGGACAGAGATACTCATATAGAGCAGACTACTTTGAAAAGGTTGGATCTCATTCTGAATAGTTATTGCACAACCGTTCTCCAAAAGGCTCACGACATAGAGTCGTCTAGGTTGACTTTATTTCATGATTCTTTTAACGAAGATGAGTCTATGGAGATTTTTGACATTAATCAGTCTGAGGTAGAAGAAGATGAGCAGGCTTCTTCCCATATCGTTGAATTAACAAATGCTTCTTTTGAAGAGATACGTCTATCTGCCCTACAGACTGCTGATCAGACCCTTAATGTGGGTCAAGATGAAAAGGtggtagaagaagaagaagaagttgttgttGAAGCTCGGTTTTCTGATTCTCAACCGAAGGAGACACCTAAAGTGGATCCTATTGTTAACGTTGAAGAAGAGCCTTTGGTTGAAAAAGATGAATCAACAAAGATTGCTGATAAGACTCCGAATTCAGAATCAAAGGGGGGACCTTTGAAGGAAGCTGATGTCGAGGAAATTTCGTCTTCTGCTGAGGGGGAACAAAATGCTAAGGAAGATTCTTCAGAGGGTATTCCTTAGGAAGAATGCTTCGTTCCAATGTCTTATGTTTCTCGATCATCTCCCGTCATTACAGATGCAAATATTGATGAGTTTGTTAACAAACTTCCTCTGCATTTTGACAACATTTCAGAAGGAATTCGGCAAGTTTGTGCTGATATCataaatgaagaagataaaTCCAAGGATGCGTCTAAGTCTACCTCTTCACATTCAAATGATAAAGAACCCGAGTGTTCTTTACAAGTGAACACGCATGTGAGTCCAATTCGGACTACTCCTGCTCATTCTCATTCTGTGTCCTCAGCTGCTCGCTCTCCCGAAGAGGCGCTTCACGAAGATGCAAAGTTTCATATTATGATGGATGCAATAAGTTCATTTAATTTGAACATGGAAGATATAGATTCCATGTTAATATATCTTTAAAAGGGCTCGGTAAAAAGTCGGAAAGATATGTATTCCTTCCTTGCTATTCAGAAAGATTTGGAGAAGACCATGCACCGAAACACTTATGAACTCAACATTGAAAATTCCAAGCACAAcaagtttgagaaaaatgtCGTTAGTACTCAAACAGAACAACATACCGAGATAAAAGTCTTCAACTTGGAACTTCATCAGGTCTTAGTAAACTCAATTGATCTCGTTCAAGCTCAAATGGTGGAAATGACCAAATCTATGGGTAGAGCCGAAGCAGAAAGAATGGAGCAAGTTGATTCTCTTTCTAGATCCATTCAGGTGATTGAAGTGGCCGAAGCCAATGCCATTAAAGAAAGATCTTGTGATGTACTCCTTGTTGTTGCTTcagttgataatgttaaaaagggtgAAGGTAGCTCAAGAGGATGCAGTTCTAGAGGTGGAGCTGCTAGATGAACCCTATCCAAGAGAAAAGCGGCTGAAAAAATTGAAGAAGGTCTAAGACAAAGAAAGAAAAGCTTAGGTCATGGAAGCGACAGAGGCGGTGGAAGTGGAGGCGGTCGAGGTGCTGTCACTCGTTATCTCAACCTCCTAACTAGCAACTCTTTAGATGCAGGAGATGAAGATGCAAACGTGAAAAAGGAAAGACaataaatctctttctttgcTTATCTCATCTTAAAACTTATGATTTAAAAATCTGTGTTGGTTTTTAACTTATGTTGGGGATTTAAAAACTTGTGTTGGTTTTTAACTTATGATTGGGATATTTTGTGAATCGTTTTGATGGTATTTGATGAGTATTTACAATGCTTTATTTAAGACTGcatggttttaacatcatcaaaaagggaaattttTAACTGATTTTGATCATTTAGCTTAAATCATCAAAtagggaaattgttgggaaaaattaagagttaattaacttagaagaaattgtttggaaaactaagtaaaaagttaattaacagaaaagtactaaatattaatcaattaagctttgatgatgtttaaatatgaataaagttAAGACGTCTAATTGTTTGTATGTAGGTGCATCAGATTTGGCTAAGTTATACGTGGTCTAAgaaggctaattagacgtgtaacgtagttagacatgacagtctaacagatacgtagttagacgtaccagtctaacaaatatgtagttagacgtgtcagtttAACAGAtaagtaattagacgtgtcagtctggcagatacgtagttagacgtgccagtctaacagatacgtagttagacgtgtcagtctaatagatacgtagttagacgtgtcagtctaacagatacgtatttagacgtgtaagtctaacagatacgtagttagacgtgacagtctaacagatacgtagttagatgtgcaagtctaatagataagtagttagatgtgctagtctaacagatatgtagttagacgtgtcagtctaacagatacgtagttagacgtaccagactaacaaatacgtagttagatgtgcaagtctaacagatacgtagttagacgtgcaagtctaataaatacgtagttaaacgtgtcagtctaatagatacgtagttagacgtgtcactctaacagatacgtagttagacgtgttagtctaacagatacatagttagacgtgccagtctaacatgtacgtagttagacgtgtcagtctaacagatatgtagttagacgtgtaagtttaacagatacatagttagtcGTGcgagtctaacagatacgtagttaaacgtgcaagtctaacaaatatgaagttagacgttgacgtctaactcctttaaattagtctgaagtgatgtaagaatagacgttgcagtctaactctattagacatggtagtctaatgggaagtGTGGTTAAAcggtgcagtctaactccattagacgtggtagtctaatggatctctctaatagacgttggcgtctaactctattaaacttggtggtctaatggagcatGTTTAATGCTCTcttcagcagccgtctgaagttagcatacgtctacccacgatcaactagatgtacgctactcctgctccactttctcttACAGATCAGTGCGCCAGCTacttgcatcaaatgaatgaacgtcGCGTACGTAAATATTCcttccactacttgttcagtaccGAATAGTTGCAGGAGGATATCCCGCGCACTACCGTTCAGTACGGCCACGTTCCAGAAGCACACAGagcctaaaccctaaaccctaaacctaaaccctaaactctaaaccctaaaccctaaaccactTGATATGATCTGTGTtgccaatagagactagggtctaactattATTAACATCTTACGATAAACTtttcgataataatcctgtgaAGGATTataatctgtttctattctttacAAATCCTCCAAAatcttgaaacggattcaagtgcggaaatgttcgtcggatttgaagctttgaacaacCGAATGGCAaaggcagaaagtaaagaacacaaggagttgtatggatgttcggagataaaactcctacgtcaccccttcttccacaatcagaaggatatccactaaatactttgaatcgaatacaactcactgagctagttaactctctattgaacaaaacaacctctgttcaacttacaatgttctcacagctagacagtaattGAATTTCTCTCTTGATCTTGAAGGATGTACGAAGTTAGTAAGAGTAAGAGTGAGATTGTGAATCAGATAACTGAGTGTTCGAGAGCGAGAGAGGTAACCCAGtgattcgtctgttgtccttgagcatatatttataatagagagacaccaacggtcgaatcttctttgtggacacgtggcatgtgtccgttggacggTTGCCTATAATACTAAAGAACAACAGACTATAAGCAATTGGATCGTAGCCGTACCGAACTAGTAATGCGCCAAATTATCCTTTGATATTGTCTTATACTGGACAAGAagttggaaggatatttgcgtatgtggcgttcattcatttgatataattagtTAGCTTGTCAAACTATATAGAAatgagtggagtaggagtagcagACGGCTAGTTGATCTTGATTAGACGTGCGCTTTCTTTAGACAACTTCTAAAGCAAGGAAATAGATGTgctcctttagacctcgtctaaaggagttaaacgtcctcgtctaactacgcatccctttagacctcgtctaaaggaattagaaatacacgtctaacaacgcattcctttagacctcgtctaaaggagttagacgtacccgtctaactacgcatgcctttagacctcgtctaaaggagttagatgaacCCATCTAACTACGAATCCCTTTAGACTTcttttaaaggagttagatgtacccgtctaactatgcatccctttagacctcgtctaaaggagttagacgtacccgtctaactacgcatccctttagacctcgtctaaaggagttagacgtacccgtctaactacgcttccctttagactttgtctaaacgagttagacgtaccaatagaactacgtttccctttagacctcgtctaaaggagtttgacgtatccgtctaactatgtttccctttagactttgtctaaaggagttagacatacccgtttaaaggagttagacatacccgtctaactatgtttccctttatacctcgtctaaaggagttagacgtatccatttaactacatttccctttagacctcgtctaaaggagttagacgtacccgtctaactacgtttacatttagacctcgtctaaaggagttagacttctaCGTCTAACAGCGTATGACGTCTAAGATAGCCTATtgtagaccacatctaaagtaGCATAGTTTTAtatatgcacctgcacaaaaaaaatatacaacttagctttattcaaaactaagttttaacaaaGATCGTTAAAATAAAGTCAGCATAAAATAAGCTTATTctctagtttattttagtcaaaataatttgacccaacaagttgtactaaatttttttattttttttataaatataataatttttttatttttagaataattttgaattggaaaaagaaaaagaaagaagttaagaaatatattatatatatatatatgaaaaaaaattaatatttattttaattatttaatattaaatatattaaattatataattcaatattggtatatatataattataagacTTTTATCCAATTTTGGAGGTAAAAGTAATAGTGTTtagtatattttgtttttaaaaatgtgtATAGGTTTATCCTAAtacaatatacaaaatatttttattaattttaggcATAAATGTGAATATGCCAAAGAAATAATCTACAATTCCAAATATTTGTATTAGGATTTTTTATCCTTAAAATTAGacatattacatatatattgtttttatataatatattatctaatacATGATTTGTGCTCCAAACAATGTAATTTATAGtctattataaaaattcattattcCTAAATTCACTACCCATCACCTTATTACCCATCACTTATTCTTACACACCTCTGCTATCCAAAGTTTACTTTCACATTACCCAAAGCTCACTACTACCCATCATGTTCACATTACCCAAAGTTCACTGGCCCATAATGTTCACATTACCCAAAGCACTcatcaattataataatcttaataatttaatgCTCGTTATAACGTTTATAAGTCAGGTTTGTGCGTCTGTATAATTGTATAATAAAGTGTTACAGAAATTTTGTGTAAAAAGTTTaggtaaaaattataattaaatatattttgggtgagattattttaaaatgtaaaataattgaGTTTGAacgtaaaaatatttttaattataattttttatataaaattattaggtAAAATTActataaaagtttattatttataaacaccAAATCAAACTATGCCAATAAAAACCAACTACATGAGTTCAGTGatgatttaaatgaaaaaaaaattgttttaacaattttaatatttatttaaaaattagactATTAACTCAATGTATGTTTTTggtaaatatttgaatttttttataataatgttagtATATTACAATAGAGGTTTATGTttactttattatattaaatttgtttatttatttttatattattaaatctttaatGATTAAAATGGTTTATCTTATAAATGACCCAACCAACTAACGCTAAACTCAATCCATGGATGCTTTTTTATGAAGATTagtcaatttatttaatttttttttatcaaagttaaaatattttttcatcaaattatttgatgaatttcagattataaagtatattttaatCTTTTGCTTTTTAATGAACTAAATAAGggcttttttttcttttgagttgaaattttttataaaagaagaaGCAAAGTTTGGTTTCTCTCACTCAAAGCCCAAGGTGTGCTGCTGTTCTTTGCTGCAAACTTATATACAATTACAAACAAAATTGATGATTCTTTGACTTTTGGAGTTGGTTCgataatacatataattatttttatatataaaaaatattttaacattattttaagaaaattattcgGTTattcttcataatatatatatatatataaaaactaaattaatacatattttcttcttttaaattctaattttacttttgaacaataaatattaaattttaaaataccatGTCGTAAACTATAAATTTCACATCCTTATATTTGTGAATTGTGAGAGAAGAGAATTTGTACATTAAAAAGTGTTAATTAAATAGTGGGGTATATAACACCCATGCTATAGATAGGATGGGCCTGCGTcactaattttgatttttagtgctttttttttaagtattttagaGTCTGTTGATTGTTTTAGTTTCGTTCTCCAGTTGTTGCTGCTTCTTATTGAACTTCAATTGTTTTGCATCAGCTCTGTTCTTCTCCAGGTTGGTAACTGATTGTTGTTTCCTATGTGTTGAGTATTAAACAGATGTAGATCAGGATGACTTATAATAATGTTGAAATTCTGCAGAACAATTTCAAAATGGCTAGATCTGCATTGGCTGAGGTTTCTCAATCGGGTGCCTTTGTTAGAACACCTTCAACATTCAGAAACTTAATCTCAAGGGACCAGAATTCTACTTTCCCAGCTGAAGTTGGGAGGTATCACCTCTATGTGTCTTATGCTTGTCCCTGGGCATCCAGGTGCCTCATGTACTTGAAAATCAAAGGTCTTGACCAAGCAATCAGTTTCTCGGTATGTCAACTTTGAGTCATACATGCACAGCTTAACTAGTTAATTTTAGCTCTTAGAAAAGAATTATCAAATGgacttaataattattttgattagttATTCAGCAATTTATTGATGGTTTCTTATCAGGATCCGGATTTAAAAGTGTTCCCAAATAAAcaattcactattttttttttctctttgctGTATTTCCAATATGATATCAGTCTGTCAAACCGGTATGGGAGAGAACAAAGGATTCAGATGATCACAAGGGCTGGGTCTTTCCTACCTTTGATAATGAGGAACTGGGAGCTGAGCCAGACTCGTTGAATGGAACCAGAACTATAAGGGAACTGTATGAGATAGCCAGTTCAAACTATTCCGGAAAGTACACAGTTCCTGTGCGTATACCCtcttataatttcttattttttggCTAATATTTCTCTTTAGAAGTGAAATCATGTCCATTTTCACCAGGTTCTTTGGGATAAAAAACTCAAAACAATTGTCAACAACGAGAGTGAAGAGATAATCCGCATGTTCAATTCTGAGTTCAACGAAATTGCAGAGAATCCATCTATTGACCTTTATCCTCTTCAGTTGCAAGATAAGATCAATGAGGTCAATAGATGGATATATGTTGGTATTAACAATGGTGTCTATAAATGTGGAT is drawn from Impatiens glandulifera chromosome 3, dImpGla2.1, whole genome shotgun sequence and contains these coding sequences:
- the LOC124930818 gene encoding glutathionyl-hydroquinone reductase YqjG-like → MARSALAEVSQSGAFVRTPSTFRNLISRDQNSTFPAEVGRYHLYVSYACPWASRCLMYLKIKGLDQAISFSSVKPVWERTKDSDDHKGWVFPTFDNEELGAEPDSLNGTRTIRELYEIASSNYSGKYTVPVLWDKKLKTIVNNESEEIIRMFNSEFNEIAENPSIDLYPLQLQDKINEVNRWIYVGINNGVYKCGFATKQEPYNEAVLRLYEALDRCEDILDKQRYLCGNTLTEADVRLFVTLIRFDEVYAVHFKCNKKQLREYPNLFNYTKDIFQIAGVSTTVNMVHIKKNYYGSHLSINPYGIVPLGPNLDYSIPHDRDRFST